In Chryseobacterium lactis, a single genomic region encodes these proteins:
- a CDS encoding radical SAM protein, which yields MPVRNYTYYDYTISLCPECLKRVGAKIIIEDEAVFMTKRCPDHGFFKTKIASDVHYYKNIRNYNKASEMPVHFGTDVEYGCPYDCGLCVDHEQHSCLSIVEVTDRCNLTCPTCYAMSSPHYGSHRSLEEIEAMFDTIVRNEGEPDVVQISGGEPTIHPEFFKIMDIAKSKPIKHLMLNTNGIRIANDPGFAEQLATYAPEFEVYLQFDSFKPEVLEDFRGKDLTAVRMKALEKLNELNLSTTLVIVLQKGKNIDEIGKIIEFALKQKCVRGITFQPVEIAGRNREDSAHEKITLTEVRQEILNQFPLLNSDDIIPVPCNPDALAMGYILKLQGEIIPLTRYINPADLLNNESRNTIVYEQDKGLHMQLLDIFSTGISVDKVQPKVNQLLCCLPEVIAPDLDYDNLFRIIIMNFMDAHDFDVRAVKKSCVHIVNKDLKLIPFETMNLFYRDDKKSYLEELRKEDKVLF from the coding sequence ATGCCAGTAAGAAATTATACCTATTACGATTATACAATCAGTCTTTGCCCGGAATGTCTTAAAAGAGTCGGCGCAAAGATTATTATCGAAGATGAAGCGGTTTTTATGACCAAAAGATGTCCTGATCATGGCTTTTTTAAAACAAAAATTGCCTCTGACGTACATTATTATAAAAACATAAGAAACTACAATAAAGCTTCCGAGATGCCCGTTCATTTCGGGACTGATGTAGAATACGGATGTCCTTACGACTGTGGACTTTGTGTAGATCATGAGCAACACAGCTGTCTTTCGATTGTGGAAGTTACCGACCGTTGTAACCTGACTTGTCCTACTTGCTATGCGATGTCTTCTCCGCATTATGGCAGTCACAGAAGTCTGGAAGAAATAGAAGCGATGTTTGATACCATTGTGAGAAACGAAGGAGAGCCGGATGTGGTCCAGATTAGTGGGGGAGAGCCTACGATACATCCTGAGTTTTTTAAAATAATGGATATTGCAAAGTCAAAACCCATTAAACACCTGATGCTGAATACCAACGGAATCAGAATTGCCAATGATCCGGGATTTGCAGAACAACTGGCGACTTATGCTCCGGAATTTGAAGTATATCTCCAGTTTGATTCCTTCAAACCTGAAGTTCTGGAAGATTTCAGAGGCAAAGATCTTACGGCTGTCAGAATGAAAGCCCTGGAAAAATTAAATGAACTTAATCTTTCCACAACGTTGGTTATCGTCCTTCAAAAAGGGAAGAATATAGATGAAATCGGAAAGATTATCGAATTTGCCCTGAAACAGAAATGTGTTAGAGGAATTACTTTTCAACCAGTGGAAATTGCCGGAAGAAACAGGGAAGATTCTGCTCATGAAAAAATAACCTTAACGGAAGTAAGACAGGAAATTCTGAATCAATTCCCATTATTAAATTCTGATGATATTATTCCGGTTCCGTGTAATCCGGACGCTTTGGCGATGGGTTATATTTTAAAACTTCAGGGTGAAATTATCCCTTTGACCAGATATATCAATCCTGCCGATCTTCTGAATAATGAATCGAGAAATACAATTGTTTATGAACAGGATAAAGGCCTTCATATGCAATTGCTGGATATATTCAGTACCGGGATTTCTGTAGATAAAGTACAGCCAAAGGTTAACCAGTTACTTTGCTGCCTTCCGGAAGTCATTGCTCCGGATCTGGATTATGACAATCTGTTTAGAATTATTATCATGAACTTTATGGATGCTCACGATTTTGATGTAAGAGCCGTAAAAAAGTCCTGTGTTCATATCGTCAACAAAGACCTGAAACTAATTCCTTTTGAAACCATGAATCTTTTCTACAGAGATGATAAGAAAAGTTATCTTGAGGAATTAAGGAAAGAAGATAAAGTACTGTTTTAG
- a CDS encoding thymidine kinase: MFLENTINHSKQSGWMEVICGSMFSGKTEELIRRLRRAEMAGQNVEIFKPKLDIRYSEEDVVSHNQNKIRSTAVENPNEILLLASNCDVVAIDEAQFFDESIVDVANQLANSGIRVVIAGLDMDFLGRPFGPMPNLMATAEYVTKVHAICKRTGNLANYSMRTSQGDNLVELGETESYEAVSRRVFIDEVLLKRK, encoded by the coding sequence ATGTTTTTAGAAAATACAATTAATCATTCCAAACAAAGCGGTTGGATGGAAGTGATCTGTGGCTCTATGTTTTCTGGTAAAACTGAAGAATTGATCAGAAGATTGCGAAGAGCAGAAATGGCGGGACAGAATGTAGAAATTTTTAAACCGAAACTGGATATCCGGTATTCTGAAGAGGATGTAGTTTCTCATAATCAGAATAAAATTCGTAGTACCGCAGTAGAAAATCCTAATGAAATTCTGCTGTTGGCTTCCAATTGTGATGTAGTAGCCATTGATGAAGCCCAGTTTTTTGATGAAAGTATTGTAGATGTTGCCAACCAACTTGCCAATAGTGGAATAAGAGTGGTTATAGCCGGATTGGATATGGATTTTCTGGGACGTCCGTTCGGGCCGATGCCCAACTTAATGGCTACGGCAGAATATGTAACAAAAGTGCATGCTATTTGTAAGAGAACTGGTAATCTTGCCAATTATTCCATGAGAACTTCACAAGGAGATAATCTCGTAGAACTGGGAGAAACCGAGAGTTATGAAGCAGTAAGCCGCCGCGTATTTATTGATGAAGTACTTTTAAAGAGAAAATAA
- the fabG gene encoding 3-oxoacyl-[acyl-carrier-protein] reductase, whose product MKLLEGKVALITGATRGIGKGIAEMFAQQGAKVAFTYAGSVDKAKELEAALSSVTQIKGYQSDASDYDAAQKLVDEVMTEFGQIDILVNNAGITKDNLLLRMSKEDWDQVIKVNLDSVFNLTKAVIKPMMKARSGSIINMTSVVGVKGNAGQANYAASKAGVIGFTKSVALELGSRNIRCNAIAPGFIETEMTAVLDEKTVQGWREGVPMKRGGQPEDIANACVFFGSEMSAYITGQTLNVDGGMLT is encoded by the coding sequence ATGAAATTATTAGAAGGAAAAGTAGCACTAATTACCGGAGCTACAAGAGGAATCGGGAAGGGTATTGCTGAAATGTTTGCTCAACAGGGGGCAAAAGTAGCATTCACCTACGCAGGCTCTGTAGACAAAGCTAAAGAATTAGAAGCAGCTTTAAGTTCTGTAACCCAAATTAAAGGATATCAGTCTGACGCATCGGATTATGATGCAGCTCAAAAATTGGTGGATGAAGTAATGACGGAGTTCGGCCAGATTGATATTTTGGTAAACAATGCAGGGATTACAAAAGACAACCTGTTATTGAGAATGTCCAAAGAAGATTGGGATCAAGTAATCAAAGTAAATTTAGATTCGGTTTTTAACCTTACAAAAGCTGTGATCAAGCCAATGATGAAGGCAAGATCAGGATCTATTATCAATATGACTTCAGTAGTTGGAGTAAAAGGAAATGCAGGACAAGCCAATTATGCTGCATCCAAAGCAGGTGTTATCGGATTTACGAAATCTGTAGCACTGGAATTGGGTTCAAGAAACATCAGATGTAATGCAATTGCTCCGGGATTCATTGAAACAGAAATGACTGCTGTTTTAGATGAAAAGACAGTTCAGGGATGGAGAGAAGGAGTTCCTATGAAAAGAGGGGGACAGCCTGAAGACATTGCTAATGCATGCGTGTTCTTTGGAAGTGAAATGTCAGCGTATATTACCGGGCAGACATTAAACGTTGATGGAGGAATGCTGACTTAA
- a CDS encoding GMP reductase — MRIEYDIKLGFKDVMFRPKRSTLKSRSEVDLEREFTFKHTGKKWKGVPIIAANMDTVGTFEMAVELAKDKIITAIHKHYTPDEWHQFLQSQPESIHQYIALSTGTGKADEEKIRLILDKHPKIEFLCIDVANGYSEHFVDFVKRARANFPDKIIIAGNVVTGEMVEELLLVGADIIKVGIGPGSVCTTRVKTGVGYPQLSAIIECSDAAHGLGGHIIADGGCKVPGDVAKAFGGGSDFVMLGGMFAGHDESGGEMIEENGKKYRLFYGMSSKTAMDKHSGGVAEYRASEGKTVKATYKGPVSETVKDILGGVRSTCTYVGASKLKELSKRTTFIRVQEQENQIFS, encoded by the coding sequence ATGCGTATAGAATATGACATAAAACTGGGTTTTAAGGATGTAATGTTCCGCCCGAAACGTTCTACTTTAAAATCCCGTTCAGAAGTAGATTTAGAGAGAGAATTCACTTTTAAACATACAGGAAAAAAATGGAAAGGCGTTCCCATTATTGCCGCTAATATGGATACGGTAGGAACTTTTGAAATGGCTGTAGAACTGGCTAAAGACAAAATTATTACCGCCATCCATAAACACTATACTCCGGATGAATGGCATCAGTTTCTGCAGAGCCAGCCCGAGAGCATCCATCAATATATTGCCCTGAGTACCGGAACGGGTAAAGCAGATGAAGAAAAAATCAGATTGATCCTCGATAAGCACCCAAAAATCGAATTTCTTTGTATTGACGTTGCCAATGGTTATTCGGAGCATTTCGTTGACTTTGTGAAGCGGGCAAGGGCCAATTTTCCAGATAAAATTATCATAGCCGGAAATGTAGTTACGGGAGAAATGGTTGAAGAGCTTCTTTTGGTAGGTGCAGATATTATTAAAGTAGGTATCGGGCCGGGTTCCGTTTGTACAACGAGGGTAAAAACAGGAGTTGGCTATCCTCAGCTTTCTGCTATCATTGAATGTTCTGATGCCGCACATGGGTTAGGAGGTCATATTATTGCAGACGGTGGCTGTAAGGTACCTGGAGATGTTGCCAAAGCTTTTGGAGGCGGTTCCGACTTTGTCATGTTGGGCGGAATGTTTGCCGGTCATGATGAAAGTGGCGGAGAAATGATTGAAGAAAATGGTAAGAAATACCGTCTGTTTTATGGGATGAGTTCAAAAACAGCGATGGATAAACATTCCGGAGGAGTTGCCGAATACCGTGCTTCTGAAGGAAAAACAGTAAAAGCAACCTACAAAGGACCTGTCTCGGAAACGGTGAAAGATATCCTGGGCGGAGTACGTTCTACCTGCACCTATGTAGGCGCATCCAAGCTTAAAGAACTTTCCAAAAGAACTACTTTTATCAGGGTTCAGGAACAGGAAAATCAAATTTTTAGCTAA
- a CDS encoding lmo0937 family membrane protein encodes MRSLLWLVAVICIVVWLLGMLGIIPGISTGYLVHVLLVIAIIVVLYNIITGRKPLD; translated from the coding sequence ATGAGAAGTTTATTATGGTTAGTCGCAGTCATTTGTATTGTTGTATGGCTTTTAGGAATGTTGGGAATTATACCCGGAATCAGTACAGGTTACCTGGTTCATGTTCTTCTGGTCATTGCTATTATTGTTGTTCTTTACAACATCATTACAGGTAGAAAACCTCTTGACTAG
- the rsmI gene encoding 16S rRNA (cytidine(1402)-2'-O)-methyltransferase encodes MSGILYFVPTPVGNLEDMTFRAVNVLKEVDYILCEDTRTSGILLKHFEISKPLKSYHLHNEHQATEKVITDLKNGQNIAIITDAGTPGISDPGYLLAKAGADNNIQMICLPGATALIPALVVSGLPNNEFLFAGFLPQKKGRQTKLKQLAEEKKTIVLYESPHKINTTLEQIKEFFGEETKVSLSREISKKFEETKRGTINELIEFSKSKTLKGEIVLIVNNSI; translated from the coding sequence TTGAGCGGAATCTTATATTTTGTTCCCACACCAGTCGGGAACCTTGAAGATATGACTTTCAGGGCGGTGAATGTCCTTAAAGAAGTTGACTATATTTTATGCGAAGACACCAGGACTTCAGGAATACTTTTAAAGCATTTCGAAATCTCCAAGCCTTTAAAATCGTATCATTTACACAACGAGCATCAGGCTACGGAAAAAGTGATTACAGACCTTAAAAACGGTCAGAATATCGCTATTATCACAGATGCCGGAACACCCGGTATTTCAGATCCGGGTTATCTGCTGGCAAAAGCCGGTGCAGATAATAATATTCAGATGATCTGCCTTCCGGGAGCAACAGCATTGATTCCTGCATTGGTAGTCTCAGGTCTGCCGAATAATGAATTTTTATTTGCAGGTTTTTTACCTCAGAAAAAAGGAAGACAGACAAAACTGAAGCAGCTTGCCGAAGAAAAGAAGACTATTGTTTTATATGAAAGTCCCCATAAAATCAATACAACTCTCGAGCAGATTAAAGAATTCTTTGGAGAAGAAACAAAAGTAAGTTTAAGTCGCGAGATTTCTAAGAAGTTTGAAGAAACAAAACGTGGAACAATCAATGAACTAATTGAATTTTCCAAGTCGAAAACTTTAAAAGGAGAGATCGTTCTTATTGTCAACAATTCTATCTGA
- a CDS encoding carboxy terminal-processing peptidase: MWKNFKLNKFLLLIPLTSLMFCFNSPKNDDEKMQTIMVSVKNTLSYLHYSPKTINDAYSKDVYKHYFELVDPAKRYFLQSDMDEFSKHETKLDDYIGQGDLSFYKVTIDRLYQRVDEIDKITQDILSKPINLQEEENLTLEPKLKKVPANKQEQYNEWKKFIKYNILLEMESMNSKEEAQKEKKDSVQKYKLKDTIKFKALSQDEKLKKATDEVKDLVKDTFTRFKKRKKMDWFTVYMNAYTEVFDPHTNYYSPKDKEDFDTQFTGKVIGIGALIQEKKGNLFLGALTIGAPAWKSKQLSEGDKILKVKSKPKDDAVNVVGMLSDEAVRLIRGEKGTPVTLTVQKKDGSIKDVTMIREEVAIEDTFARSIVVNAPNGKKYGFINLPSFNADFENAKGRNASDDIKNEIVKLKAQNIEGIILDLRNNGGGSLTEVGDIMGLFMDAGPYVQVKDGNGKIQTLKNKYETPIWTGPLVIMQNELSASASEILAGVMQDYGRAMIIGSPQSFGKGTVQTFVDLNRFLNTEDDFGSLKLTIQKFYRITGESTQRKGIVSDIQMKDFFTYAEVGERYDDYALAWDKIPPTKFEKLNYFNIQALEKASADRMAKNSNYQLLLESAQWREKLDKEENITLNINKFNEVMKHRKAQIEKFKVLTKFENGLQFTMYPSEVEREKKDEAFKKKSEMWIKNLKKDLYLQEAMNIVSEMGTKS; this comes from the coding sequence ATGTGGAAAAATTTCAAACTGAATAAATTTTTACTACTAATTCCATTAACCAGTCTAATGTTTTGTTTCAACTCGCCAAAGAATGACGATGAAAAGATGCAAACAATAATGGTGAGCGTAAAAAACACACTTTCTTATCTTCATTATAGCCCGAAAACTATTAATGATGCTTATTCGAAGGACGTTTATAAGCATTATTTTGAGTTAGTAGATCCCGCTAAAAGATATTTCCTTCAATCTGATATGGATGAGTTCAGCAAGCATGAAACAAAGCTTGATGACTATATTGGGCAAGGAGACCTCTCATTCTACAAAGTTACAATAGACAGGCTTTACCAGAGAGTTGATGAAATTGATAAAATTACTCAGGATATCCTGAGCAAGCCTATTAATCTTCAGGAAGAAGAGAATCTTACTTTAGAACCAAAGCTTAAAAAGGTACCTGCCAATAAGCAGGAACAGTATAATGAATGGAAGAAGTTTATTAAATACAACATTCTTCTTGAAATGGAATCTATGAACAGCAAGGAAGAAGCCCAAAAGGAAAAGAAAGATTCTGTTCAGAAATATAAATTAAAAGACACGATTAAGTTTAAGGCGCTTAGTCAGGATGAGAAGCTTAAAAAAGCGACAGATGAAGTGAAAGATCTTGTAAAAGATACATTCACAAGATTCAAAAAGAGAAAGAAAATGGATTGGTTTACAGTGTATATGAATGCCTACACAGAGGTATTTGATCCACATACCAATTATTATTCTCCAAAAGATAAAGAAGATTTTGATACCCAGTTTACCGGTAAAGTAATTGGGATTGGTGCACTTATTCAGGAGAAAAAAGGAAATCTTTTTCTGGGAGCTCTTACGATCGGAGCACCAGCCTGGAAGTCTAAGCAGCTTTCTGAAGGCGATAAGATTTTGAAAGTGAAATCTAAACCAAAAGATGATGCTGTAAACGTTGTGGGAATGCTTTCTGATGAAGCCGTAAGACTCATCAGAGGAGAGAAAGGAACTCCTGTTACCCTGACAGTTCAGAAAAAAGACGGTAGCATCAAGGATGTAACCATGATCCGTGAAGAAGTTGCTATTGAAGATACTTTTGCAAGAAGTATTGTAGTGAATGCTCCAAACGGAAAAAAATACGGGTTTATCAACTTACCTAGCTTTAATGCTGATTTTGAAAATGCAAAAGGAAGAAATGCTTCTGATGATATTAAAAACGAAATTGTAAAGCTTAAAGCACAAAATATCGAAGGTATTATTCTTGACCTTAGAAATAACGGCGGAGGTTCTTTAACGGAAGTAGGCGATATTATGGGACTTTTCATGGATGCAGGACCTTATGTTCAGGTAAAAGATGGAAACGGGAAAATACAGACCTTAAAAAACAAATATGAGACTCCGATATGGACAGGTCCTCTTGTGATTATGCAAAACGAACTGTCGGCATCAGCTTCGGAAATCTTAGCCGGAGTAATGCAGGATTACGGAAGAGCAATGATTATAGGGTCGCCACAATCTTTTGGGAAGGGAACTGTTCAGACCTTTGTGGATTTGAACAGATTCTTAAATACGGAAGATGATTTCGGATCTTTAAAATTAACGATTCAGAAGTTCTACAGAATTACCGGAGAATCTACCCAAAGAAAAGGAATTGTTTCAGATATTCAGATGAAAGATTTCTTTACCTATGCAGAAGTAGGAGAGAGATATGATGATTATGCGCTGGCTTGGGATAAAATTCCGCCAACAAAATTCGAGAAACTGAACTATTTCAATATCCAGGCTCTTGAAAAAGCAAGTGCCGACAGAATGGCCAAAAACAGCAATTATCAATTATTGCTGGAATCAGCTCAATGGAGAGAAAAACTGGACAAAGAAGAAAACATTACTTTGAATATCAATAAATTCAATGAAGTGATGAAGCATAGAAAGGCTCAGATTGAAAAGTTTAAAGTTCTGACAAAATTTGAGAACGGACTTCAGTTTACGATGTATCCGAGTGAAGTTGAAAGAGAGAAAAAAGATGAAGCGTTCAAGAAAAAATCTGAAATGTGGATCAAGAATCTGAAAAAAGATCTTTACCTGCAGGAAGCAATGAATATTGTATCAGAGATGGGAACAAAATCATAA
- a CDS encoding superoxide dismutase family protein: MKVQTLALLAGCAFLAASCGTTKTYSVNAKSGTQTEGTAKFTQQGNEVVMKLDVMNLTPGIHAVHIHEKGDCSAADGTSTGGHWNPGKDDHGKWGAEHFHMGDIGNLVADQSGKATLTFKTDKWCLGCTDDSKNIIGKGLILHAAADDFHTQPTGNAGGRVGCVEIK, from the coding sequence ATGAAAGTACAAACATTAGCATTACTGGCAGGTTGCGCATTTTTGGCCGCTTCATGTGGAACAACAAAAACGTACTCCGTAAATGCCAAGAGTGGAACTCAAACGGAAGGAACGGCCAAGTTTACCCAACAGGGAAATGAAGTCGTTATGAAGCTTGATGTGATGAACCTTACCCCTGGAATTCATGCCGTACATATTCATGAAAAAGGAGACTGTTCAGCAGCAGACGGAACATCTACAGGCGGACACTGGAACCCAGGCAAAGATGATCACGGAAAATGGGGTGCAGAACACTTCCATATGGGAGATATAGGAAATCTGGTAGCTGACCAAAGTGGTAAAGCAACGCTTACTTTCAAGACTGACAAATGGTGTCTTGGTTGTACAGATGATTCTAAAAACATTATCGGAAAAGGTCTTATTTTACATGCTGCGGCAGACGATTTCCATACTCAGCCAACTGGAAATGCAGGAGGAAGAGTAGGATGTGTAGAAATTAAGTAA
- the surE gene encoding 5'/3'-nucleotidase SurE, which produces MERPLILVTNDDGITAPGIRNLVNFMNEIGEVIVVAPDSPQSGKGHAITINSTLSYEEVNLDGPQTDFSCSGTPVDCVKMALDKILTRRPDIVVSGINHGANSSINVIYSGTMSAAVEAGVEGIPAIGFSLLDFSWEADFTQAKEYIQNIVKRTLENPMPKGIVLNVNIPKLSAEEIKGVKVCKQAHAKWEESFDERVNPHGKKYYWLTGYFNNMDESEDADETALANGYISIVPVKFDLTAYEYMKTLEDVMAFDSVKEAK; this is translated from the coding sequence ATGGAAAGACCACTTATTCTGGTTACTAATGATGACGGAATTACAGCTCCCGGTATCAGAAATCTTGTCAATTTTATGAATGAAATAGGAGAAGTAATTGTTGTAGCTCCAGACTCTCCTCAAAGCGGGAAAGGTCATGCTATTACGATAAATTCTACCTTAAGTTACGAAGAAGTAAATCTGGATGGCCCACAAACTGATTTTTCGTGCAGCGGAACTCCCGTTGACTGTGTAAAAATGGCTCTTGATAAAATTCTTACAAGAAGACCGGATATTGTTGTTTCCGGAATCAATCATGGAGCCAATTCATCCATTAATGTCATCTATTCAGGAACGATGTCTGCCGCTGTTGAAGCTGGTGTAGAAGGAATTCCTGCCATCGGATTTTCATTACTGGATTTCAGCTGGGAAGCAGATTTTACTCAGGCTAAGGAATATATTCAGAATATTGTAAAAAGAACGCTGGAAAACCCAATGCCAAAAGGAATTGTCCTGAATGTCAATATCCCTAAACTTTCTGCAGAAGAAATAAAAGGAGTAAAAGTTTGCAAGCAGGCTCATGCAAAATGGGAAGAAAGCTTTGATGAAAGGGTAAACCCACACGGCAAAAAGTATTATTGGCTGACAGGTTACTTCAACAATATGGATGAATCTGAAGATGCTGATGAAACGGCTTTGGCCAATGGCTACATCTCTATCGTCCCTGTAAAGTTTGACCTTACAGCGTATGAATACATGAAAACACTGGAAGACGTAATGGCTTTCGATAGCGTGAAAGAAGCAAAGTAA
- a CDS encoding prolipoprotein diacylglyceryl transferase gives MDFPVTFHIFGQTILAHPLFEAVGMFLGMRFYFYLKRKSKEKLSFNTSAAVLIGATAGALIGSKLIGNLESPYALFENFSIKKFWSNNTIVGGLAFGLLGVELAKKIVGHKESTGDLIVFPLMFAIIIGRVGCFLTGIYEETYGVPTNSIFGMHLGDQYLRHPVALYEIGFLIVLWIGLQYIQTWKKYPPGFLFQVFMLSYFTFRFFLDFIKPRVEIVGNLGTIQIVCISVIIYYIYIIKNTRSLYLKYSR, from the coding sequence ATGGATTTTCCTGTAACATTTCATATTTTCGGTCAAACAATTCTTGCGCATCCTCTTTTTGAGGCTGTCGGGATGTTTTTGGGGATGCGATTTTATTTTTACCTTAAAAGAAAATCTAAGGAGAAATTATCATTCAATACTTCTGCTGCGGTTTTGATCGGAGCTACTGCAGGGGCTTTAATTGGTTCCAAGCTTATTGGCAATCTGGAAAGTCCGTATGCTTTATTTGAAAATTTCAGTATTAAGAAATTCTGGTCCAATAATACGATTGTCGGGGGCTTAGCCTTTGGTCTTCTGGGAGTTGAACTCGCGAAGAAAATAGTAGGTCATAAAGAAAGTACGGGAGATCTGATTGTTTTTCCTCTGATGTTTGCAATAATCATAGGAAGGGTAGGATGCTTTCTTACAGGGATTTATGAGGAAACCTATGGGGTACCCACCAATTCAATCTTTGGGATGCATTTGGGAGATCAATATTTGCGGCATCCGGTTGCGCTGTATGAAATCGGGTTTTTAATTGTTCTATGGATAGGTTTACAATATATTCAGACCTGGAAAAAATATCCACCAGGATTTCTTTTCCAGGTCTTTATGCTAAGTTATTTTACGTTCAGATTCTTTCTGGATTTTATAAAACCGAGAGTAGAAATCGTAGGAAATCTGGGAACTATTCAGATTGTTTGCATTAGTGTAATTATTTACTACATTTATATTATTAAAAATACCAGATCTCTGTATTTAAAATATTCAAGATGA
- a CDS encoding WG repeat-containing protein → MKVILSKKTGQEVNSYAEGYGTVYDPASKKQGIVDSLGTITFESPYKGSILHIFKNRFILYSDEANTRRKSAVIDEKGNELIPFDDHDFNTPWWSKERIISSKQAKEAVYDYNGKEIIPYSDRIRFSGKNRFFVLRDKKWFLYDLNGKQISERGFKDDYTFNDGKALIVNDDNQSEIIDNNGKTLHVFSKQISDINAYPFLITRNKTTGKYGLIDVDENILAEELFNDITPEYFGKREFIYLRKGGKTTVFAKKDKKLYPNSFKYLDPLSDNLFSAYTDKSDKFGIVDLQGNIILPQEFDFIKSFTISGKDFIYLKKGREEKLLDKELKNTIIDGAQIMGFYPQNVIIRRAEKYFKFSVTNQSITELKDINLIKNQDMNYFNLLNQYSKPLVCKNNANFYGILDGKGTEIVPFEYEDIIAFENAENEVVVKKEGKYGVLNFQNEPLKEIIYDSYLWQKEALRLDKNKKSDFIYFSRFKNNSL, encoded by the coding sequence ATGAAGGTTATCCTATCCAAAAAAACCGGACAGGAAGTAAACTCCTATGCTGAAGGATATGGAACTGTTTATGATCCTGCTTCAAAAAAGCAGGGTATTGTAGACTCTTTGGGTACTATTACTTTTGAATCCCCTTACAAAGGCAGCATTTTACATATTTTTAAAAACAGATTTATCCTATATTCGGATGAAGCCAATACCAGAAGAAAATCTGCCGTTATTGATGAAAAAGGGAATGAATTGATTCCCTTTGATGATCATGATTTTAATACTCCCTGGTGGAGTAAGGAGAGAATTATTTCTTCCAAACAGGCAAAAGAAGCGGTGTATGATTATAATGGGAAAGAAATTATCCCATATTCAGACAGAATCCGCTTTTCGGGAAAGAATCGTTTTTTTGTTTTAAGAGATAAAAAATGGTTTCTCTATGATTTGAATGGTAAGCAGATCAGTGAAAGAGGATTTAAAGATGATTACACCTTTAACGATGGCAAAGCATTGATTGTTAACGACGATAATCAAAGCGAAATCATTGATAATAATGGGAAAACCCTGCATGTCTTTTCAAAACAAATCTCAGATATCAATGCCTATCCATTTTTAATCACCAGAAATAAAACTACCGGTAAATACGGCCTGATCGATGTCGATGAAAATATATTGGCTGAAGAACTTTTCAATGATATCACCCCTGAATATTTTGGTAAAAGAGAATTTATTTATCTTAGAAAAGGCGGTAAAACCACAGTTTTTGCAAAAAAAGATAAAAAACTTTATCCAAATAGTTTTAAATATCTAGACCCTTTATCAGACAATCTTTTCAGCGCTTACACGGATAAATCTGATAAATTCGGAATTGTTGATCTGCAGGGAAATATAATTCTTCCTCAGGAATTTGATTTTATTAAGAGTTTTACCATTTCCGGAAAGGATTTTATTTACCTTAAAAAAGGAAGAGAGGAAAAACTTTTAGATAAGGAACTTAAAAATACAATAATTGACGGAGCGCAGATTATGGGCTTTTATCCTCAAAATGTAATCATCAGAAGAGCGGAGAAATACTTTAAATTTTCGGTAACGAATCAATCAATAACGGAGCTGAAGGATATCAACCTGATAAAAAACCAGGATATGAACTACTTTAATCTCCTTAATCAATATTCAAAACCTCTTGTTTGTAAAAATAATGCCAATTTTTATGGTATTTTGGATGGAAAGGGTACGGAAATTGTTCCGTTCGAATACGAAGATATTATAGCGTTTGAGAATGCTGAGAATGAGGTTGTAGTAAAAAAGGAAGGGAAATATGGAGTTTTAAACTTTCAAAATGAGCCATTAAAGGAGATTATCTATGATTCCTACCTTTGGCAAAAGGAAGCGTTAAGGCTGGATAAAAACAAAAAATCTGATTTTATTTATTTCTCAAGATTTAAAAATAATTCACTGTAA